One genomic region from Spiroplasma endosymbiont of Polydrusus cervinus encodes:
- a CDS encoding transposase family protein, whose protein sequence is MARKGQKFNKYTAYFRKMIVQEVKNNSISFIAKKYQINKKTVASWYENFKKGILNTNKGPKESFEKRDLNYYKVRYELLKKLHDFYN, encoded by the coding sequence ATGGCAAGAAAAGGACAAAAATTTAATAAATATACAGCATATTTTCGAAAAATGATAGTACAAGAGGTTAAAAATAATAGTATAAGTTTTATTGCAAAAAAATATCAAATTAATAAAAAAACTGTTGCTTCATGGTATGAAAATTTTAAGAAAGGAATTTTAAACACCAATAAAGGTCCAAAAGAATCATTTGAAAAAAGAGATTTAAACTATTACAAAGTTAGGTATGAATTATTAAAAAAGCTTCATGACTTTTACAATTAA